CCAAATTTTCTCTTCTACAAATATGAAGATTAATAACATCAATGTGACGGAATCATACAATACAAAGGATTATTAACTATTGAGTAAGCTTTACAACAACAGACAAGCAGATTATATTCATTCCAATTATGAAAGACTAGTCGTGATTCAAACACAAGGAAAAAACCAACTTGAACACAGCATACCTGAGCCAAAAATGTGGCGAGTGAATATCTTAAGCTATTCAAAAAGCCTACTCTCTCGCCAATATAATCAGATGCAGATTGGCTCAGATTCTGTGTGGACGAACCTTGAACAGTGAGGCCACACAACAACTTAACTGTTTCATCAATAAAAGCCCTCGGACCCCTCTCAAATATCATGAAACGTGCCTTCTCGGAATCCGTACTCTGAATGATAAACAAATAAGCAGTATAACTACTTCCCGAACAGACACAGTGTGAACTAcctgtttggatttttttttcaataaatacttAATAAGAGAAGAAGATAAGCAAAAACGAAACAAGTTTCTCCATGAGCAAAAATTGGCTTCTGCATAAGctaatttataaaacttttctCATATATTAGCTTCTCCAAGAAGCTTATTTTTAACTAAGGCATAAGctcatttcaatttttcttcctaatttctttcttttccggCATatagagaagtttatccaaacaaactcatatatatagataacAAAAGCAAAAACAGAACCTTGGCTCTGGACTGCCAAAAGTGCAGATTCTTTTGGACGCTGTGCAAATTTATCAAAACACGCTCTAATATATCCTCCACAACATCATGCACTCTAGATCTCTTGGTCATGAGCCTACAAGGGAGCACAGCACAAAAACCATAATATCCATCCATTCATTCGTTCAATGTAGCAATAGAAACAGAGCTTAGAATAATCAAATCACAAATGATATTCAAATACgaacatttgtttattttatttatcgtTGAATTTGAGGAAGTGAAAAAGGAGAATGAACTTACACGGGAGAGTCGAGTGAAGAGGAAGGTAGCGGAAGAGGGAGACATTCCCGACGCTGCGTTGATCTGAAGCGGAGAGCAAAGTTGGAGAAGAAATTTGTGGAGAAGTAGGGATAGAGAGTCTTGATTCGGTTTACGAGATAGTGAGAGTAAAACTGTGAAAGGAGTGTTCTGTTCTCTACGGATTCGCTTTCCGATGTTGGAACCGCCATGAGAAACGGTGCTCCAAGCTTCGCGCTGCCAATAGTCAGAGAGACTTTTTGAACGCCGATTGATCGTGTTCTCTctaggttttatttttattttttaattgttttattttagttcttttttattattcatatgaATATATGAccataaacatatttaagattaattttcagtttattctttgcaaagaaaaaaaattatgtttgttaatattatttgaatttataatatatagtcTTTAGTATTTaagcaattaataaaaaattaaaatatgttcagattttttgtctttaaattttttttgtatttttttagaatagttGCTAATATATACACCatcaaatacatattttagTTCTTATGTGCCGTAATCTCAATTTAGtttctatataaattttttttaataaatcaatcTTTTTATAATGCAAGTATTATTAGTTTGGTCATCTCCATCTAatgtattattaaatttaatctatttttatgtATGAAATCACATTGAAAATCCACAATTCATATAagactaaattatatatttaattataaagtttAAACTCTTTTTAACATACTTAAAACTTAATTATCTAATTCAAGACTTTTCAACATTGACGATCTGTTGTTGCAAAATCATCCTCTTCATTTATTCCCACCACAATTCCTTTGCCCTTCCTCTCATCCCTCCACTCCCATggtgttttttctctcttaggATTCGttcatttgaaaagaaagaaatgaaataaaacttACACTTATAcactttaaaattttcatttcaatttactttcattttattcttttcactCTACCGAATGGACTCTTAAATACTAAAGATGAATTCTCACAAATTCACAATTATATAGAGTAGAGATGTCCCTCAGCCTTATATTCCATAAAGCAACATGACTTAAATCGATCATCATTGTAGGAAAATGAAACTAGTTTGGTCGTCAAAGGCATTAAGGCAGCGTCTAAAGCATAATTAAAGACTAGAACTTGTAAGCATCTAAAGAGCTGTTTCATTCACCTCACCTTAAATAGTATACATAGTGTATTGCAATTTCTTTGCTCCTTTTCATGTTAAGCAGTGCCCGATCGAATCACTGATTCAGTCTTCAGGGGGGGGATAAACTCCCATCATCTTATGCCTACTCATGTTAATTTTGACATAGTTGTTAGTTTAATTTGTATGTTTGATAGTGATTCGAATAAggagttataatttattaaataattatcaattaGTAGTAGCTTGTTCATGTTCGTTATAAAAGCAACGAAAATTTTTATTgtgttcatttaaaataatgaatgacTAATCCATTAACTAATAACTATAGTTGATTACTTTTTAGTTAATTAGGATGTTAGGAATACCTGAATCCACCGACTTAACTATTATCATAATCAGTTCattcaatttgaatttgtaGGATGCACCTCTATGTTTTCCTCTTCACTTTCTAGTGGACACAAGACCCTGTGTCACACACAGTTAATAGAGAAAGATCATTTACATGTAAGCGGAACCCATTGCATTCTACAGCAATATTTTGGGGTTGGTGTTATAATACAAGACGGATAAAATAGCTAGAGAGAATCCAATCAAATCCCACATTCCAAATTAGACTATCCATTGTAGGCCAAGTCCCACATTGGTTAGAATATTAGGCAACGAAACCTTTATAAATCTTCTGACAAGCACTTCAGCATGCCGAGCTGTGTAGCGTCAGCTTGTGACCCAAGTGGGGGCATGAAGGTGGTGGGATAAGACTCTGGCTTAGCCAGGTTGGGTTGGTGGCTGCACCATGCTGGCCTGCCCGTTCCAAGTTGAGAGTTGAATCAGGTGTTCTGAGCGAAAGCACAGGGCTCTTGGTTCCTAGACGAGGGGGCACCGCGTGAGGCTGGCTTCACAGAGCAGCGATCACCCCTGGCTCTTGACAGTGGAGGGATTACAGGCTGCTGCTCTTCCAGCTCATATAGCCTGATGAGCCTAGCTCCTGAACCATCACTTTTTTTACCTTACCAAGTTTTGATTCCAGCTCATATGTGACTTGTTGCAGATGACACAAATAGAAACTATAGCTAAATTAGTTTTGCAAAGGTTGTGTGTAATGTCTGAAAATCTAATATATTCTAACTATTTGTACTTGGTTGAAAAGTGAGAGAAGAATATTAGAGTTAGAGGTGACtctctattcttattttttttaatataactatgaaaagaatattaattaatagctattaattaaggttgaactttgaagtggtTGTGATCATGCACAAAAACATAAGGAGACAATTCAATTGGTCACACGTGACACGTAtgcaatgataaaaaaacaaatgaaaatccGACACGCGTAGGCTCTATGTTCACCGGCACCTGTGACTAATCAAAAACCACTCTCTTCCACAACGATATAAAAAAGTCAtagaagggaagagagaaacaTAAGAAAgaagatcaaaagaaaaaagagaaacaaatggCAGCACTGGGTGGCTTTACCGACATCACCGGAGCACAGAACAGCATCGATATCGAAAATCTCGCTCGCTTTGCTGTTGATGAACACAACAAAAAAGAggttctttattattatttttttttattttcttcttttaagtcAACTTTTAATTACAACTTAATTCAGATCTTATGATTTATGTTAATTTGGTGTGCTGGATCATTCCATGATCACGTGATTTGGGAATCCAAAGTGGGGTTAGTTTCTTTCTGTAGCTCTGATACTTGACTTCCTGAATCCTGTTCTGATTATGATTAGGGGTCTCACAAATAAGTAAGAATTAAACTTGGTCCATTATAACTAAGTAATTAGAGATTTAAAtcttaaatggaaaaataaattgtctttTGGAAGGGAGTATCTCACCtctgaataattttatatatctcaAGAGGAATTAGCCAAATAATTATAACCATatgtgtataaaaaaatgaaatttacttcatttttatattttttgagcagtatttttttaattataaattgaaattttatgttaCTAACTCATGccaatttttaatacaaaactTTATTATGTgatgtattaaaataaaaattcttattaGAAATAACATTTATAAAAGCACATATCtgagttttatatatttttgtttttatttcttatgatTTAATTGGATATGCATGGAAACGCAGAATGCAGTTCTGGAGTTTGTGAGGGTGATTAGTGCAAAGAAACAAGTGGTTTCTGGCACCTTGTACTATATCACTTTGGAGGCAAATGATGGTGTGACGAAAAAGGTTTATGAAACTAAGGTGTTGGAGAAACCATGGTTGAACATCAAGGAGGTTCAGGAATTCAAGCCCATCACTGTTGCTGTTAATCCTCTTTCGGTGACGGTCTAGCACATAGCTAGGTATATATTTTACCATGAAAAAAAGGATTTCTTGATTTCTAATATTATGGGTCTTCACATGCCTAGATTTCTTGTCTGTTTGGATTATTAAAAGCGCCTTTAATTTCGTGTTTTTTCAGGTTATGGAAGTGACTAGCTTGGCCGCAAGAGTAATAATATGTATGAACTGAATAAATGTACCTATTAACTCTACAAACGGTGTGGGGTTGTGCATGTTTGCCATCCTATATATTTCAGTATAAATATTGCCATCgagattaataaaataattgattatgtaTTAATTTATGCGTGTTTCGTCCAAAGCGTGGATGGTGATGATTCgaactttatagcagaatgatCTGGTGGAGCGGTCCCTTCTGTACTCAATGCGATTATGGGGTCACAATCTTGAAGTACTTGCCCTCCTTGGATCTATCTTAATATTTATTGACATTAAGTGAAATATAGATTTCATTTAAGTTATATCTTAGCAATTGAGGTTGGTATCATATGTTAGATTTCATTTAAAAGTAATTAGTATTAAGTAAAgttgtacaatatatatataacctaaaaaaaattataatagacaatgtaaaatctttcaacattttgtaatttaaaaaatttatttttatatgacttttaatttaataactaaCAAAATAAAGCATCATCTAATAACCAATTAGGTCATTGTCAACTCTTAAAAATGACATTCACATTatcataaacaataaaaaattatacgtaATAATAAATGCATTACAAACGtcttaaacaaatatatattataaaccaTTCATAGTTGATTCAtcataatataaactttttatttaacacAAGCAAAACATCTATCATTCTTAAAATCACATACTATTATGATCAAAAGGCGAAAGAATATGTAGTTCATTTTGTATTCACTGCACATACTATTATgaacaaaagtttaaaatacttCTATATTATGAATATAAGCATATTAACTGTGcagttaggttcaattttaacaaTTAGATGTAAAAACCAAACCAAGGATCAATAGAAaatatgtaacttttttttgcagtttattgtttttttaatcggTCGATGATTTAGAATTATTTAGTTCAACTTAAAGACATATAGATAAACCTAAATAAGTTCTTTCAAATGtatcttatttctatttttattgcaAATAGAATTTTCTTACCCTtttcaagtaataaaaaaaatcataattataagTTAACACTTCATTTTTTAGATAACTTTTgctttctcattttatttttaacaattgattattttaaatataaacaaaccATTACAAAtagtttcatatatttttacagttttctttattaaaatttatttttgagaaaattcaaataaaataaattatctcaaAATCATTTTCCATATAATACATCTAATCACAAAACTAATTTCATATAAGCAattattaaaacaatatttttccaCAACTATTCTAAATACATTTTATGATTGATCCATCAACTCATTACTATAACCCTCGTTTCTGAATCTAGTGGTTGATGATTATTCTgacgcatttttttttttctggtgcTACTAATGTCTAATATATCTCTTTATGACATTATCTATtttatgttgatgattatttgtAAAGATGATACATCTAACATATCTCTTTTTCACATCcatatataaaaagtgtatGGTCACGAATCAGCaactacatgattttttttcttacatccGGATTGTTTGGTACGAAAGAAACAAATATATGTAATAAGAAATACAGTTGATAAAattggagaaaagaaaaatataagaaataaaaataggtgaaaactaagtaaaaataaataacatttaatttaagagagataaaaataagagaggagGATGCATCCGGATCGTTAcgaaagaaacaaataaattttaaagagaaatacgtttgataaaaattgagaaaataaaaatataatttaatttaagagaaataaaaattagagaGGGGAAATAAATATGGTAGTTCACACTTCACATCCAAACACGTGCTTAAATCATGGGTGAGTTGTGTCCACAAATACCCAAAAATATCAAGGTTGAAATTAACTCAGTTATCTCCTGCTTATTCTTCTACTGTAATTCGTTGAAACACTCACGAGAAAACGTACGGAGAAtatatcttaaatattttttataaataagaatcgaaacaatattaataaatttataataattNNNNNNNNNNNNNNNNNNNNNNNNNNNNNNNNNNNNNNNNNNNNNNNNNNNNNNNNNNNNNNNNNNNNNNNNNNNNNNNNNNNNNNNNNNNNNNNNNNNNNNNNNNNNNNNNNNNNNNNNNNNNNNNNNNNNNNNNNNNNNNNNNNNNNNNNNNNNNNNNNNNNNNNNNNNNNNNNNNNNNNNNNNNNNNNNNNNNNNNNNNNNNNNNNNNNNNNNNNNNNNNNNNNNNNNNNNNNNNNNNNNNNNNNNNNNNNNNNNNNNNNNNNNNNNNNNNNNNNNNNNNNNNNNNNNNNNNNNNNNNNNNNNNNNNNNNNNNNNNNNNNNNNNNNNNNNNNNNNNNNNNNNNNNNNNNNNNNNNNNNNNNNNNNNNNNNNNNNNNNNNNNNNNNNNNNNNNNNNNNNNNNNNNNNNNNNNNNNNNNNNNNNNNNNNNNNNNNNNNNNNNNNNNNNNNNNNNNNNNNNNNNNNNNNNNNNNNNNNNNNNNNNNNNNNNNNNNNNNNNNNNNNNNNNNNNNNNNNNNNNNNNNNNNNNNNNNNNNNNNNNNNNNNNNNNNNNNNNNNNNNNNNNNNNNNNNNNNNNNNNNNNNNNNNNNNNNNNNNNNNNNNNNNNNNNNNNNNNNNNNNNNNNNNNNNNNNNNNNNNNNNNNNNNNNNNNNNNNNNNNNNNNNNNNNNNNNNNNNNNNNNNNNNNNNNNNNNNNNNNNNNNNNNNNNNNNNNNNNNNNNNNNNNNNNNNNNNNNNNNNNNNNNNNNNNNNNNNNNNNNNNNNNNNNNNNNNNNNNNNNNNNNNNNNNNNNNNNNNNNNNNNNNNNNNNNNNNNNNNACACAAGCAAAACATCTATCATTCTTAAAATCACATACTATTATGATCAAAAGGCGAAAGAATATGTAGTTCATTTTGTATTCACTGCACATACTATTATgaacaaaagtttaaaatacttCTATATTATGAATATAAGCATATTAACTGTGcagttaggttcaattttaacaaTTAGATGTAAAAACCAAACCAAGGATCAATAGAAaatatgtaacttttttttgcagtttattgtttttttaatcggTCGATGATTTAGAATTATTTAGTTCAACTTAAAGACATATAGATAAACCTAAATAAGTTCTTTCAAATGtatcttatttctatttttattgcaAATAGAATTTTCTTACCCTTTTCaagtaagcaaaaaaaaatattataattataagttaACACTTCATTTTTTAGATAACTTTTGCtttctcaatttatttttaacaatattgattattttaaaataatcaaaccatTACAAAtagtttcatatatttttatagttttattattaaaatttctttttgaaaaaattcaaataaaataaattatctcaaAATCATTTCCATATAATACATCTAATCACAAAACTAATTTCAtataatcaattaataaaacaaaattttttccCACAACTATTCTAAATACATTTGATGATTGATCGATCAACTCATTACTATAAGTCTCGTCTCTGAATCTAGTGGTTGATGATTATTCtgacacatttttattttttccggTGCTACTAATGTGTAATATATCTCTTTTTCACATTCATAAAACGTGTATGGCCACGAATCAGCaacgttattttttttttcttgcatccGGATTGTATGGTACGAAAGAAACAAATACATGAAATGAGAAATAAAGTTGataaaattggagaaaataaaatataataaataaaacaggTGAAAACTAAgtagaaataaataatatttaatttaagagaaataaaactAAGAGAGGAGGAGGATGCATCCGGATCCTTACGAAAGTTACTAAGTAAAAATTAGagaaatacattttataaattttaaagagaAATACATTTggtaaaaattgagaaaagaaaaataggtgaaaactaagaaaaaaataaaaatatttaatttaagaaaaataaaaattagagagGGAAAAGTTACTATTCatctttgatttcattttttaaaattctcttcacctatttctcttttatcaaatatagtccattattttttattccataTGATTCTGACTTCCTTGTTTCTTCTATCTATTACAACACAACGAATCCATAATGGAGACATAATATGGCAGTTCACACTTCACATCCAAACACGAGCATAAATGATGGGTGAGTTGTGTCCACGAAATGAGATAAGATGAACCTTGATATTTCCCCTATAAAAAGCCTTAGAATAGAGTAcagaagataaagaaaagagaaatggcAACAGAAACAAAAGTGCAAGAATTAGGTGGCATCACCGATGTGCATGGAGCTGCCAACAGCGTCGAGATCAACAATCTCGCTCGCTTTGCTGTAGaggaacaaaacaaaagagaggtGACTCTCTATTCTTAGTTTTAATTGCATTATTTCtccatttattgttattattattatt
The genomic region above belongs to Glycine max cultivar Williams 82 chromosome 14, Glycine_max_v4.0, whole genome shotgun sequence and contains:
- the R1 gene encoding cysteine proteinase inhibitor, with translation MAALGGFTDITGAQNSIDIENLARFAVDEHNKKENAVLEFVRVISAKKQVVSGTLYYITLEANDGVTKKVYETKVLEKPWLNIKEVQEFKPITVAVNPLSVTV